The following proteins come from a genomic window of Micromonospora echinofusca:
- a CDS encoding PP2C family protein-serine/threonine phosphatase: MTRPYRGTGLAGSSVAPYPHGGMGRHPNLPPGERLRVLLVEDDEGDAFLVGELLAETNSMIDLLVATSLSEARQRVMGVDCVLLDLGLPDAQGLDGLRQVLEMASGAAVCVLTGRSDEHLGIVAVAEGAQDYLVKGQVDGVLLTRALRYAVERKRADENARRLREVELRQAESARLERGLLPQPLMTTDVVAVHTFYRPGRHAALIGGDFYDVVQTRPDRLDLIVGDVCGHGVDEAALGVELRVAWRALILAGVPDDEVLPALEQVLMSERRLQEIFATVATVRLDLDANRATVRLAGHPPPLLLAGGKVVPVPARGGLLLGVRPRRPVAYDLEFDTDDWSLLMYTDGLIEGRTGEGDERLDVPGLSGLLADPATLAVPLAELPAWLVGRAEQLNGGPFADDVAMLLVSRGGGR, from the coding sequence GTGACCCGGCCGTACCGGGGGACCGGCCTGGCCGGTTCCTCCGTCGCGCCGTACCCGCACGGCGGGATGGGACGGCATCCCAACCTGCCTCCCGGCGAGCGGCTGCGGGTGCTGCTGGTCGAGGACGACGAGGGCGACGCCTTCCTGGTCGGTGAGCTGCTCGCCGAGACCAATTCGATGATCGACCTGCTCGTGGCGACCAGCCTCAGCGAGGCCCGGCAGCGCGTGATGGGCGTCGACTGCGTCCTGCTCGACCTGGGCCTGCCCGACGCGCAGGGCCTCGACGGGCTGCGTCAGGTGCTGGAGATGGCCAGCGGCGCCGCGGTCTGCGTGCTGACCGGCCGCTCCGACGAGCACCTCGGCATCGTCGCGGTCGCCGAGGGTGCCCAGGACTACCTGGTCAAGGGCCAGGTCGACGGGGTGCTGCTGACCCGGGCGCTGCGGTACGCGGTGGAGCGCAAGCGCGCCGACGAGAACGCCCGGCGGCTGCGCGAGGTCGAGCTGCGCCAGGCCGAGTCCGCCCGCCTCGAACGGGGCCTGCTGCCCCAGCCGCTGATGACCACCGACGTGGTCGCGGTGCACACCTTCTACCGGCCCGGCCGGCACGCCGCCCTGATCGGCGGCGACTTCTACGACGTGGTGCAGACCCGGCCCGACCGGCTCGACCTGATCGTCGGCGACGTCTGCGGGCACGGCGTGGACGAGGCGGCCCTGGGCGTCGAGCTGCGGGTCGCCTGGCGGGCGCTGATCCTCGCGGGCGTGCCCGACGACGAGGTGCTTCCGGCGCTGGAGCAGGTGCTGATGAGCGAGCGCCGGCTCCAGGAGATCTTCGCGACCGTCGCCACCGTGCGGTTGGACCTCGACGCCAACCGGGCCACCGTCCGACTGGCCGGGCATCCGCCGCCGCTGCTGCTCGCCGGGGGCAAGGTGGTGCCGGTTCCGGCGCGCGGCGGTCTGCTGCTCGGCGTACGACCCCGCCGGCCCGTGGCCTACGACCTGGAGTTCGACACCGATGACTGGTCCCTGTTGATGTACACCGACGGCCTGATCGAGGGCCGGACCGGCGAGGGCGACGAGCGCCTCGACGTGCCCGGCCTCAGCGGCCTGCTCGCCGACCCGGCGACCCTCGCCGTGCCGCTGGCCGAGCTGCCGGCCTGGCTGGTCGGGCGGGCCGAGCAGCTCAACGGCGGCCCGTTCGCCGACGACGTCGCCATGCTGCTGGTCAGCCGGGGCGGTGGCCGGTGA
- a CDS encoding M28 family peptidase gives MGAPPIRPADRALARPRRRLAAAVAALAALAAVGAGTLLDLRTPAPRPADAPPGEFSATRAYEHVEVVAARTHVAGSPANDQVRAHVEGVLRGLGLETEVQDTVAPEAGQLSGAAGGATLARVRNVVARLPGTDPTGKVFLVSHYDSVQSGPGGNDDAAGTSTILEVARALAAGPRPRNDIVFVLTDAEEACLCGAAAFASSHPLAADGGVVLNLEARGSTGPVIMFETSRDNAALVDAFGRAAPHPVGTSFAVEIYRALPNDTDFTAFLDNDFVGLNSAYIDGGAIYHTPLDTPAAMDRASLQHHGDNALGLAREFGRVDLTALDAGHDATYFPVPGGLVRYPGWLVLPLALLALAAVAALGWLALRRGRATGGRLAAGFGLALLPLVLAPLGAQLLWAAVTALRPGYAELLDPYRPTWYRLAVVALAAAVLFTWYALTRRRVGPAALAIGGLGWLAVLGVLLAVLVPGGAYLVTLPALAGALAGLVALSVRIDGPWPVVAATLAAAVAVVVLLPTVVLLFPALGMAMGGVAALVAMLLGLAALPVVDLLHPQAGGQRAMAALRARRLGALPAGAAALATAVFAGVGLAVDRFDAAHPAPTHLMYALDAGTGQARWLSHEEDPQPWTAGYVDGVTEVADFPGLGDAELRAGPAQAANLPAPKLEVLADTTAGAERTLRLRLVPQRQVRLTALHVDAATATVLRAEVAGRAVPVEAREGRWGFGLVFHAPPPEGIEVTLTVTPKAGQVALRAMDASDGLDALPGFRPRPPDVGIVGSHSSEMLAVARTYPL, from the coding sequence GTGGGCGCACCCCCCATCCGCCCCGCCGACCGCGCGCTGGCCCGGCCCCGTCGTCGGCTGGCCGCCGCCGTGGCGGCGCTCGCCGCGCTCGCCGCCGTGGGCGCCGGCACCCTGCTCGACCTGCGCACCCCCGCGCCGCGCCCGGCCGACGCGCCGCCGGGCGAGTTCAGCGCCACCCGGGCGTACGAGCACGTCGAGGTCGTCGCCGCCCGCACGCACGTGGCGGGCAGCCCGGCGAACGACCAGGTCCGCGCGCACGTCGAGGGGGTGCTGCGCGGCCTCGGCCTGGAGACCGAGGTGCAGGACACCGTCGCGCCCGAGGCCGGCCAGCTCAGCGGGGCGGCCGGCGGGGCCACGCTGGCCCGGGTACGCAACGTGGTGGCCCGGCTGCCCGGCACCGACCCCACCGGGAAGGTCTTCCTCGTCTCGCACTACGACTCGGTGCAGTCCGGCCCGGGCGGCAACGACGACGCCGCCGGCACCTCGACCATCCTGGAGGTGGCCCGCGCGCTGGCCGCCGGCCCCCGGCCGCGCAACGACATCGTCTTCGTGCTCACCGACGCCGAGGAGGCGTGCCTCTGCGGGGCGGCGGCGTTCGCGTCCAGCCACCCGCTGGCCGCCGACGGCGGCGTGGTGCTCAACCTGGAGGCGCGCGGCTCCACCGGCCCCGTGATCATGTTCGAGACGTCGCGGGACAACGCCGCCCTGGTGGACGCCTTCGGCCGGGCCGCGCCGCACCCCGTGGGCACCTCGTTCGCCGTGGAGATCTACCGCGCGCTGCCCAACGACACCGACTTCACCGCGTTCCTCGACAACGACTTCGTCGGGCTGAACTCGGCGTACATCGACGGCGGGGCGATCTACCACACCCCGCTGGACACCCCCGCCGCCATGGACCGGGCCAGCCTCCAGCACCACGGCGACAACGCCCTCGGCCTCGCCCGCGAGTTCGGCCGGGTCGACCTGACCGCGCTGGACGCCGGGCACGACGCCACCTACTTCCCCGTCCCGGGCGGACTGGTCCGCTACCCCGGCTGGTTGGTGCTGCCCCTGGCGCTGCTGGCGCTCGCCGCCGTGGCGGCCCTCGGCTGGCTCGCCCTGCGGCGGGGTCGCGCCACCGGGGGCCGGCTCGCCGCCGGGTTCGGGCTGGCGCTGCTGCCGCTCGTACTCGCCCCGCTCGGCGCGCAGCTGCTCTGGGCGGCGGTCACCGCGCTACGACCCGGCTACGCCGAGCTGCTCGACCCGTACCGGCCCACCTGGTACCGGCTGGCCGTGGTGGCGCTCGCCGCCGCCGTCCTGTTCACCTGGTACGCGCTCACCCGCCGCCGGGTCGGCCCGGCCGCGCTCGCCATCGGCGGGCTGGGCTGGCTGGCCGTGCTCGGGGTGCTGCTCGCCGTGCTGGTGCCCGGCGGGGCGTACCTCGTCACCCTGCCGGCCCTGGCCGGCGCGCTGGCCGGGCTGGTCGCGCTGAGCGTGCGGATCGACGGCCCGTGGCCGGTGGTCGCGGCGACCCTGGCCGCGGCGGTGGCCGTGGTGGTCCTGCTGCCCACCGTCGTCCTGCTCTTCCCGGCGCTCGGCATGGCGATGGGCGGGGTGGCGGCGCTGGTGGCGATGCTGCTCGGCCTGGCCGCGCTGCCGGTGGTCGACCTGCTGCACCCGCAGGCCGGCGGGCAGCGGGCGATGGCCGCCCTGCGCGCGCGCCGGCTGGGCGCGCTGCCGGCCGGGGCCGCCGCGCTGGCCACGGCGGTGTTCGCCGGGGTCGGGCTCGCCGTCGACCGCTTCGACGCCGCCCACCCCGCGCCCACCCACCTGATGTACGCCCTCGACGCCGGCACCGGGCAGGCCCGCTGGCTCAGCCACGAGGAGGATCCCCAGCCCTGGACCGCCGGCTACGTCGACGGGGTGACCGAGGTCGCCGACTTCCCCGGCCTGGGCGACGCGGAACTGCGCGCCGGCCCGGCGCAGGCGGCGAACCTGCCCGCCCCGAAGCTGGAGGTGCTCGCCGACACCACGGCCGGCGCCGAGCGCACCCTTCGCCTGCGGCTGGTCCCCCAGCGCCAGGTCCGCCTCACCGCCCTGCACGTGGACGCGGCCACGGCGACGGTGCTGCGGGCGGAGGTGGCCGGCCGCGCGGTGCCGGTGGAGGCCCGGGAGGGGCGCTGGGGCTTCGGCCTGGTCTTCCACGCCCCACCGCCGGAGGGCATCGAGGTGACGCTGACCGTCACGCCGAAGGCGGGGCAGGTGGCGCTGCGCGCGATGGACGCCAGCGACGGCCTGGACGCCCTGCCCGGCTTCCGGCCGCGCCCGCCAGACGTGGGGATCGTGGGCTCGCACAGCTCGGAGATGCTGGCCGTGGCCCGCACCTATCCGCTCTAG
- a CDS encoding fused MFS/spermidine synthase, translating to MSSASSDVTVPPATPAASTARALPNGLAAFLVFFSSGAVLVLETVALRLVGPYVGVTLQVTSSVIGIALAAIAYGAWTGGWLADRRNPRALLAPALVLAGIATAVTLPVVRYAGEVLRGGAASAILLLVALAVFVPAALLAAVTPLVVKLQLADLRRTGQVVGRLSGIGTLGGITATLGTGFVLVAALPSTVILFALAASLGLTGFGLGLWLRRQDRAELPGPARAKAALAVLGLVGAGLTTVAPNPCDIETAYHCASVESDPGRDSGRTLLLNSAQHSYVDLADPTHLEYAYTRWIGAVADVVAPKGQRLDALHLGGGGFTVPRYLTATRPGTDNVVFEIDGGLVELGERQLGVRQGPDLRAVVGDARLLVAAEATDSRDLVVGDAFGHLVVPWHLATREMAAEVRRVTRPGGVYVQNVIDYPPLRFIRSELATVAAEFRHVALIAPAAALAGREGSNFLIVASDAPLPLEAVRARLAELREDASLLAGADLTAFVGEALVLTDDYAPVDQLLATA from the coding sequence GTGAGCTCCGCATCCTCCGACGTCACGGTCCCGCCCGCCACACCGGCGGCCTCGACCGCCCGGGCCCTGCCCAACGGCCTCGCCGCGTTCCTGGTCTTCTTCTCCAGCGGCGCCGTCCTGGTGCTGGAGACCGTCGCGCTGCGGCTGGTCGGGCCGTACGTCGGGGTGACCCTCCAGGTGACCAGCTCGGTCATCGGCATCGCCCTGGCTGCCATCGCCTACGGCGCGTGGACGGGCGGCTGGCTGGCCGACCGGCGCAACCCGAGGGCCCTGCTGGCGCCGGCGCTGGTGCTGGCCGGCATCGCCACGGCGGTCACCCTGCCCGTCGTCCGGTACGCCGGTGAGGTGCTGCGCGGTGGGGCGGCCTCGGCCATCCTGCTGCTCGTCGCGCTCGCCGTCTTCGTGCCGGCGGCCCTGCTCGCCGCCGTCACCCCGCTGGTGGTCAAGCTCCAGCTCGCCGACCTGCGGCGCACCGGCCAGGTGGTGGGCCGGCTCTCCGGCATCGGCACGCTGGGCGGGATCACGGCCACCCTGGGCACCGGGTTCGTGCTGGTCGCCGCGCTGCCCAGCACGGTCATCCTGTTCGCCCTGGCGGCCTCGCTCGGGCTCACCGGGTTCGGCCTCGGGTTGTGGCTGCGCCGCCAGGACCGCGCGGAGCTGCCCGGCCCCGCCCGCGCCAAGGCCGCCCTGGCGGTGCTCGGTCTCGTCGGCGCCGGGCTGACCACGGTCGCCCCGAACCCGTGCGACATCGAGACCGCCTACCACTGCGCCAGCGTGGAGTCCGATCCCGGCCGGGACTCCGGCCGCACCCTGCTGCTCAACTCGGCGCAGCACTCGTACGTGGACCTCGCCGACCCGACCCACCTGGAGTACGCGTACACGCGGTGGATCGGGGCGGTGGCGGACGTGGTCGCCCCGAAGGGGCAGCGGCTCGACGCGCTGCACCTGGGCGGGGGCGGGTTCACCGTGCCCCGCTACCTGACCGCCACCCGTCCGGGCACCGACAACGTCGTGTTCGAGATCGACGGCGGGCTGGTGGAGCTGGGCGAGCGGCAGCTCGGCGTACGCCAGGGGCCGGACCTGCGGGCGGTCGTGGGTGACGCCCGGCTGCTGGTCGCCGCCGAGGCCACCGACAGCCGCGACCTCGTGGTCGGCGACGCGTTCGGGCACCTCGTGGTGCCCTGGCACCTCGCCACCCGGGAGATGGCCGCCGAGGTCCGCCGGGTGACCCGCCCCGGCGGCGTCTACGTGCAGAACGTCATCGACTACCCGCCGCTGCGCTTCATCCGCAGCGAGCTGGCCACGGTCGCCGCCGAGTTCCGGCACGTCGCGTTGATCGCCCCGGCGGCGGCGCTCGCCGGGCGGGAGGGCTCGAACTTCCTGATCGTCGCCTCCGACGCCCCGCTGCCGCTGGAGGCGGTCCGCGCCCGGCTGGCCGAGCTGCGGGAGGACGCCAGCCTGCTGGCGGGCGCGGACCTCACCGCGTTCGTCGGTGAGGCGCTGGTGCTGACCGACGACTACGCGCCGGTGGACCAGCTCCTCGCCACCGCCTGA
- a CDS encoding sensor histidine kinase — MLLTVVAVLLIGLAGGAVAVATKNRMHIDAILNKTGPLRVQAQEVQNALLDQETAMRGYAVSGNPADLTPYDAGRKREQDLVVSMERLLGDYPEIRQELLKVEQRAEEWRQAVAVPVVTATQQSGTSAGQALITDQAREQFDAVRSALDDLQLEIFEARQRSAEDVRRTSNLLVVLLIIAVAVVIIAGSMLLVSLDKMVIRPLTGLADQVREVAEGDYQHGIAGTGPPEFLRLGEDVDAMRRKIAKDLAEVREARERIEWVNSQLQKQAEELTRSNRDLEQFAYVASHDLQEPLRKVASFCQLLQRRYAGQLDERADQYIAFAVDGAQRMQRLINDLLAFSRIGRLTTGFTEVDLNKVMGDVAGQTEAARQYADAELTWGELPVIRGEEPLLTNLLANLVSNSVKFRRPDVPPKVHVSARLVGDEWEISCQDNGIGIEPEFADKIFVIFQRLHAKDAYPGTGIGLAIVKKIVEYHGGRVWVDTGTEEGTAIRFTLPALPEDVEAAAAAAAAAAAADAAPTDAAPTDAAPTDAAPTDAAPTDAAPTDAAPTDAAPTDAAPTDAAPTDAAPTDAAPTDEPATGDVDEPGAEAGAGTPAQADRRADETETTDGPDRAPEGGRTGDMRETVG, encoded by the coding sequence ATGCTGCTCACCGTCGTCGCCGTCCTCCTCATCGGGCTGGCGGGCGGCGCGGTGGCGGTGGCGACGAAGAACCGTATGCACATCGACGCGATCCTCAACAAGACCGGGCCGCTGCGGGTGCAGGCGCAGGAGGTGCAGAACGCGCTGCTGGACCAGGAGACCGCTATGCGCGGCTACGCGGTCAGCGGCAACCCGGCCGACCTGACGCCGTACGACGCCGGGCGCAAGCGGGAGCAGGACCTGGTCGTCTCGATGGAGCGGCTGCTCGGCGACTACCCGGAGATCCGGCAGGAGCTCCTGAAGGTGGAGCAGCGGGCCGAGGAGTGGCGCCAGGCGGTGGCGGTGCCGGTGGTCACCGCGACGCAGCAGAGCGGCACCAGCGCGGGGCAGGCGTTGATCACCGACCAGGCCCGGGAGCAGTTCGACGCGGTCCGCAGCGCGCTGGACGACCTCCAGCTCGAGATCTTCGAGGCCCGGCAGCGGAGCGCCGAGGACGTCCGGCGGACCAGCAACCTGCTGGTCGTCCTGCTGATCATCGCGGTCGCGGTGGTGATCATCGCCGGCAGCATGCTGCTGGTCTCCCTGGACAAGATGGTGATCCGCCCGCTGACCGGCCTCGCCGACCAGGTCCGCGAGGTGGCCGAGGGCGACTACCAGCACGGCATCGCCGGCACCGGCCCACCCGAGTTCCTCCGGCTCGGCGAGGACGTCGACGCGATGCGGCGCAAGATCGCCAAGGACCTGGCCGAGGTACGGGAGGCCCGCGAGCGCATCGAGTGGGTCAACAGCCAGCTCCAGAAGCAGGCCGAGGAACTCACCCGCTCCAACCGTGACCTGGAGCAGTTCGCGTACGTGGCCTCGCACGACCTCCAGGAGCCGCTGCGCAAGGTGGCCAGCTTCTGCCAGCTCCTCCAGCGCCGCTACGCGGGGCAGTTGGACGAGCGGGCCGACCAGTACATCGCGTTCGCGGTCGACGGCGCGCAGCGGATGCAGCGCCTGATCAACGACCTGCTCGCCTTCTCCCGGATCGGTCGGCTCACCACGGGCTTCACCGAGGTCGACCTGAACAAGGTCATGGGCGACGTGGCCGGTCAGACCGAGGCGGCCCGGCAGTACGCCGACGCGGAGCTGACCTGGGGCGAGCTGCCGGTCATCCGCGGCGAGGAGCCGTTGCTGACCAACCTGCTGGCCAACCTGGTCAGCAACTCGGTGAAGTTCCGCCGCCCCGACGTGCCCCCGAAGGTGCACGTCTCGGCCCGCCTCGTGGGCGACGAGTGGGAGATCAGCTGCCAGGACAACGGCATCGGGATCGAGCCGGAGTTCGCCGACAAGATCTTCGTCATCTTCCAGCGGCTGCACGCCAAGGACGCGTACCCGGGCACCGGGATCGGGCTGGCGATCGTCAAGAAGATCGTGGAATACCACGGCGGCCGGGTCTGGGTGGACACCGGCACCGAGGAGGGCACGGCGATCCGCTTCACCCTCCCGGCGCTGCCCGAGGACGTCGAGGCGGCGGCCGCCGCGGCCGCCGCGGCCGCCGCGGCGGACGCGGCACCGACCGACGCGGCACCGACCGACGCGGCACCGACCGACGCGGCACCGACCGACGCGGCACCGACCGACGCGGCACCGACCGACGCGGCACCGACCGACGCGGCACCGACCGACGCGGCACCGACCGACGCGGCACCGACCGACGCGGCACCGACCGACGCGGCACCGACCGACGAGCCCGCGACCGGGGACGTCGACGAGCCCGGCGCCGAGGCCGGTGCGGGCACCCCGGCGCAGGCCGACCGACGCGCCGACGAGACGGAGACCACGGACGGGCCCGACCGGGCACCGGAAGGCGGTAGAACGGGTGACATGAGGGAGACGGTGGGATGA
- a CDS encoding response regulator codes for MTAPADGKSPIEVLLVEDDPGDVLMTQEAFEEHKLRNRLTVVSDGAEALAYLRREGRYADVVQPDLILLDLNLPRRDGREVLEEIKSDEQLCRIPVVVLTTSQADEDILRSYQLHANAYVTKPVDFERFISVVRQIDEFFVSVVKLPPRG; via the coding sequence ATGACCGCGCCGGCGGACGGCAAGAGCCCGATCGAGGTCCTGCTGGTGGAGGACGATCCGGGTGACGTGTTGATGACCCAGGAGGCGTTCGAGGAGCACAAGCTCCGCAACCGGCTGACCGTCGTCTCCGACGGCGCCGAGGCGCTCGCCTACCTGCGGCGGGAGGGCCGGTACGCCGACGTCGTGCAGCCGGACCTGATCCTGCTCGACCTGAACCTGCCCCGCCGCGACGGGCGGGAGGTGCTGGAGGAGATCAAGTCCGACGAGCAGCTCTGCCGGATCCCGGTGGTGGTGCTGACGACCTCCCAGGCCGACGAGGACATCCTGCGCAGCTACCAGCTGCACGCCAACGCGTACGTGACGAAGCCGGTGGACTTCGAGCGCTTCATCTCGGTGGTCCGGCAGATCGACGAGTTCTTCGTCAGCGTGGTGAAGCTGCCGCCGCGTGGCTGA
- a CDS encoding inositol monophosphatase family protein, whose amino-acid sequence MADTLLDDVGGLLRETADQVVLPLFRKLDAADVSEKAPGDLVTVADRRAEEMITAALRRLRPGSVVVGEEAVADDPALLEHLRGSGEVWLVDPVDGTSNFAAGRQPFALMVALLTDGDPVAAWVLDPLAGTLAVARAGEGTRLDGRPVRTGDRAPALDAVRGAAMSHALPAAPRALVEAGGARLGELLPGLHCAGREYLDVLTGDQDFVLFWSTLPWDHAPGSLLVRAAGGVARRFDGTDYRPGDDGHGLLVAASEHIWAEVREALLGGA is encoded by the coding sequence GTGGCTGACACCCTGCTCGACGACGTTGGTGGTCTGCTGCGCGAGACCGCCGACCAGGTCGTGCTTCCCCTGTTCCGCAAGCTCGACGCCGCCGACGTCAGCGAGAAGGCGCCGGGCGACCTCGTCACCGTCGCCGACCGCCGCGCCGAGGAGATGATCACGGCGGCCCTGCGCCGGCTGCGCCCCGGCTCGGTGGTGGTGGGCGAGGAGGCGGTCGCCGACGACCCGGCCCTGCTGGAGCACCTGCGTGGCTCCGGCGAGGTGTGGCTCGTCGACCCGGTCGACGGCACCTCGAACTTCGCGGCCGGCCGGCAGCCGTTTGCGCTGATGGTGGCGCTGCTGACCGACGGGGATCCCGTCGCCGCCTGGGTGCTCGACCCGCTCGCCGGGACGCTGGCCGTCGCGCGCGCCGGCGAGGGGACCCGGCTCGACGGCCGGCCGGTGCGGACCGGCGACCGCGCGCCCGCGCTCGACGCGGTGCGCGGCGCCGCGATGTCGCACGCCCTGCCGGCCGCGCCGCGCGCGCTGGTCGAGGCGGGCGGCGCACGGCTGGGTGAACTGCTGCCCGGCCTGCACTGCGCCGGCCGGGAATACCTGGACGTGCTGACCGGGGACCAGGACTTCGTGCTCTTCTGGAGCACCCTGCCGTGGGACCACGCCCCGGGCTCCCTGCTGGTGCGGGCGGCCGGCGGGGTCGCGCGGCGCTTCGACGGCACCGACTACCGCCCGGGCGACGACGGCCACGGCCTCCTGGTGGCCGCGAGCGAGCACATCTGGGCGGAGGTACGCGAGGCGCTGCTCGGCGGTGCGTGA
- a CDS encoding coiled-coil domain-containing protein encodes MPAGPDGRRPLTAVRRARRPLAALLVAVALLLGVGAVPAYAEPNEGGTKKLRDALEATAKAHIEAKGRLDNSKARQKRLVGQLGALEVRLVELTAQVGEVAAQSYRLGRLTPTSMLLNSTSPETFLERAASLDLMAQRDGRRLRSLTEAREQARQAKIAIDTEVREQQKQLAVMAKKKKEAEAALAAVSSGGSGGFSGGNSASAKPAPRNSDGSWPSESCSVNDPTTSGCITPRTLNALKQTQAAGYKRHVSCYRSGGSGEHPKGRACDFSAATNGFEDRTATGGDKAYGDSLAAWHVRNASRLGVLYVIWYRQIWHPGTGWRAYGGSGSPAADHTNHVHLSMY; translated from the coding sequence ATGCCCGCCGGGCCCGACGGCCGCCGCCCGCTGACCGCCGTGCGGCGTGCCCGCCGCCCGCTGGCCGCGCTGCTCGTCGCCGTGGCGCTGCTCCTCGGCGTCGGTGCCGTGCCGGCGTACGCGGAGCCCAACGAGGGCGGCACCAAGAAGCTGCGGGACGCCCTGGAGGCGACCGCCAAGGCGCACATCGAGGCCAAGGGGCGGCTGGACAACTCCAAGGCCCGGCAGAAGCGGCTGGTGGGGCAGCTGGGCGCCCTGGAGGTACGCCTGGTCGAGCTGACCGCGCAGGTCGGCGAGGTGGCCGCCCAGTCCTACCGGCTGGGCCGGCTGACGCCCACGTCGATGCTGCTCAACAGCACCTCGCCGGAGACGTTCCTGGAGCGGGCGGCCAGCCTCGACCTGATGGCGCAGCGCGACGGCAGGCGGCTGCGCAGCCTGACCGAGGCGCGCGAGCAGGCGCGGCAGGCCAAGATCGCCATCGACACCGAGGTCCGGGAGCAGCAGAAGCAGCTCGCGGTGATGGCGAAGAAGAAGAAGGAGGCCGAGGCGGCGCTCGCGGCGGTCAGCTCGGGCGGCAGCGGCGGCTTCAGCGGCGGCAACTCCGCCTCGGCGAAGCCGGCCCCCCGCAACTCGGACGGCTCGTGGCCGTCGGAGTCCTGCTCGGTGAACGACCCCACCACCTCCGGCTGCATCACCCCCCGCACGCTCAACGCCCTCAAGCAGACCCAGGCCGCCGGCTACAAGCGGCACGTCTCCTGCTACCGCAGCGGCGGTTCCGGCGAGCACCCCAAGGGCCGCGCCTGCGACTTCTCGGCCGCCACCAACGGGTTCGAGGACAGGACCGCCACCGGCGGGGACAAGGCGTACGGGGACAGCCTGGCCGCCTGGCACGTGCGCAACGCGAGCCGGCTCGGCGTGCTCTACGTGATCTGGTACCGGCAGATCTGGCACCCCGGCACCGGCTGGCGGGCGTACGGCGGCAGCGGCAGCCCCGCCGCCGACCACACGAACCATGTTCATCTCTCGATGTACTGA